The Solanum pennellii chromosome 4, SPENNV200 genomic interval GGCCTTAGTTTAAAAACTAGATAGGTTTTAAGAGTTATCTTAAATAAAACACACATGTTTATTTTCTGTTTGTTGCTTCCCTTTCATATTTTACTTGTACCATATCTACTGCAAAAGTACAACTGTCATCTTGATGATGAGCCAAATATATCTTCTAGCTTCTTCTAGTTTTGCCACTTCAAATTTTGGTAGAAGCTataaagaatttatttattaaagtttGTGTGTTTAAATTGTGATAGTATAGGTTGATCTTACTTTGATTAGAACTTCCATAAATAGTTTTACTTGATTAAAACTTCCATAAATAGTTCTAAAGGAGAGTTCGATTGCTATTTAGgttaattcttcttctttttatataagaaatttttatacgtttaattaaaaattttgaattctaaccttataaataaaatatttctattgACAAAGAGTCTTTCTCTTGATCTGACTCTATACGGTGaaaatctaaattaatcaactaatatataaagaacaaatatttcctttcgatgatatttttataactaCTTCTTGAACactatgttttgaaaaatataattgcaCAACATAAAAAATTACGTGTAAATGAAAACGATTATAATTGTCAACCTGAAGATGCTGAATGCagattttaaaacaataatttcGTAAGACGTACAAAATATTCAACGGGAATCTAGGGTTAATTAAATTAGTCATATATAGCTGCTTTCCATTAATTTGTTGCGTTGAATTAATATCCATGCAGTGTATAACATGCATAAGAAGttcctatttaattttatttggtaATAAAGATAAATCCATTTTAAATGCTTTTGAGTATTTAATTCAGTAGAGTATATATNNNNNNNNNNNNNNNNNNNNNNNNNNNNNNNNNNNNNNNNNNNNNNNNNNNNNNNNNNNNNNNNNNNNNNNNNNNNNNNNNNNNNNNNNNNNNNNNNNNNNNNNNNNNNNNNNNNNNNNNNNNNNNNNNNNNNNNNNNNNNNNNNNNNNNNNNNNNNNNNNNNNNNNNNNNNNNNNNNNNNNNNNNNNNNNNNNNNNNNNNNNNNNNNNNNNNNNNNNNNNNNNNNNNNNNNNNNNNNNNNNNNNNNNNNNNNNNNNNNNNNNNNNNNNNNNNNNNNNNNNNNNNNNNNNNNNNNNNNNNNNNNNNNNNNNNNNNNNNNNNNNNNNNNNNNNNNNNNNNNNNNNNNNNNNNNNNNNNNNNNNNNNNNNNNNNNNNNNNNNNNNNNNNNNNNNNNNNNNNNNNNNNNNNNNNNNNNNNNNNNNNNNNNNNNNNNNNNNNNNNNNNNNNNNNNNNNNNNNNNNNNNNNNNNNNNNNNNNNNNNNNNNNNNNNNNNNNNNNNNNNNNNNNNNNNNNNNNNNNNNNNNNNNNNNNNNNNNNNNNNNNNNNNNNNNNNNNNNNNNNNNNNNNNNNNNNNNNNNNNNNNNNNNNNNNNNNNNNNNNNNNNNNNNNNNNNNNNNNNNNNNNNNNNNNNNNNNNNNNNNNNNNNNNNNNNNNNNNNNNNNNNNNNNNNNNNNNNNNNNNNNNNNNNNNNNNNNNNNNNNNNNNNNNNNNNNNNNNNNNNNNNNNNNNNNNNNNNNNNNNNNNNNNNNNNNNNNNNNNNNNNNNNNNNNNNNNNNNNNNNNNNNNNNNNNNNNNNNNNNNNNNNNNNNNNNNNNNNNNNNNNNNNNNNNNNNNNNNNNNNNTTGTTGGTTGAGTGATAACTAAATAGGTGCATGTTCTTTACATTTTTCAGGATCGATTAAATTCGTAATCTAAAGTGatgtttttaataaattatttttaacatctCGAGTTTGAGTACCTGATTTCTGATTAAATATGAAAGTGACATGTCCTTTACTGTAATTAGCACTTGTCGTTTGGGATAAGGTCTTTTccttagaattattttttaaaaacacataattTGTATCTGCCCGTTAAAGTCGCCATCAACCTCACTATCTTAAAATCTCTAGTTGCgttctttttcttaatttttttttgggttatttCATGGTGAGAATTTAACTTACATTTATTAACTGTGGAGTGAATTATTAAGTAAtctttaataataattgtcCTCTATTGATTtggcatatttttttaataaataataaataatatgggTATTACTTAATTATCCtttgatttattaaatttaatgctttaaaaaaaaatttattttttttaactggAGAAATATTATTGAACAACTAGTTATTAGTATATTGAATAACTATTATTAGGGAAAGAGAGTATGACTAAACAATTTGACATGCTTGATATATATGACTAAACTTTTAGACATTTCTAGAACATACACTTGGACCATTAATAAATTGACATATTGAGATCAAAATAACAAGCTTACATGAGAATGAACAATTACGAATCTTGATAACAATAATATTAGAGGACAAAGAAAATTATACTATGATCTAGTCATGTTGCCTACTTGttagaaactaatataaaaaaataaaatttatcgaAATAATactcttttcaaaataaaactcTTTAAACGACTATATTATGAACATAGAATGTTATTATGGTGTAGGTAGTTATTAACTTGAAAGAGTAAATATATAAGTTTGTGTGGTAGAAAAGTAGAATTAACCGTGGGTAATTTATAAGTAGAGGTGTTAAATGTTAATGGCAgaagaaattaattgaagaagcAGTTCACCACAGGTAAGTTCGTTAGCATAAAAACAGCACATGAAACAGTACTCCACTGCACAAGCTGATCCACCTCGAAATGCGTtccaccccccacccccctaACCCCCACACCCTAACAAAGACTCAAAAACTTAAGTTGCAGTCTTATCATAATACTAGTAATAACCCCAATAGTAATAATACAACCACCTCTCTACCTCTTCCCCACTTATTTTCACATCATATATCAGACACGGATTCAGAGTTTCAATTTTAGTTCCGATATACacataacataaatttatacataatataataactgttaaaaaataataaaagtttcatATCGATGGGTTGAAAAATCCTCTTctctttgagctagtttttgagATATGATCCGCGTGGATTAAATCCAAGACATAATTTAACatgataacaaataaaatttgcCGCCGACTTCACTGGCCGGCGGTGAGTTGACTTATTTCATTGAGGATGGGGGNNNNNNNNNNNNNNNNNNNNNNNNNNNNNNNNNNNNNNNNNNNNNNNNNNNNNNNNNNNNNNNNNNNNNNNNNNNNNNNNNNNNNNNNNNNNNNNNNNNNNNNNNNNNNNNNNNNNNNNNNNNNNNNNNNNNNNNNNNNNNNNNNNNNNNNNNNNNNGGGGGGGGGGGGCGAGACCTCTGACTTGTGTCATGTGTATGTGGGGTATTAGCTAAGGTCTTCTTTATAACAAAGTGAAAATTTAAGCCAAAGTTAGAGTGATacatttatttactttaatttaaataataatatcagTATAGTATATAGTTTCATGCACCTGCATGAAAAACATTTATGATATCACTGCTACAGTTGGTAGATCTAAACCCTCCAAATGGTGGGCCTACCTACCTACCCCCCTCATCTTTACCTTCTCacaatataaatacaataaaaaaaaaacaatatcttttaaattagtcaaacaaattaaatatgtacCTAGAAaggttaattattttcaagctAATATATTACTAGTAACATAGAAGAACAAGCAACACGAACATTATCGAGAAAATATGATGATGTGGAcaaatttagaatttgaatcATATGAATAAAATCGAATAGAGTCTGAagtagaattttaaatttacagATTCAGAATTCTACGTATATTATCTCCTAGATAAATTACTAAGAATGATATACAAAAATGTCTCAAAAAAGTCAAAGTTAAAAGATGTAATATCATAAAGAAGTGAAttttaataacaaatataaaattgaagcTAAAACTATAACATATATGCAACATGTAGATAGGGTAGTAGTTCCGGCTTGcttattattaatgaaaatacttggttaataataattaacttcTTAAATGAAATCTTATATTGGGCAATGTATACTaataaacttatatatataaaaataaaattcttaatataaaataattataaataaaaagctTGGAACCTTAAACGATGCGCTAGCGCACAATggtaaacaaagaaaaatgagtAATGATtgtaaacaaaattattaatttgttgAAAATAGAGCTAATCTGTAAACCTGcataagaatattattttttgtatatttatataaataaacattgaaaaggaaaggaaaaaagtTTACCAACTTTGATGACATAATAAAAGTTGGTAATggtattatatttatattcttacTGAATTATTTATCTGCGATAGCagtaatatattatatataaaagaaaatatcaaatatatgtatataataaaataaaaacaattcgTTATATATAGCCTTAAATTCCCACTTGAGCCTAGATGATCTGTTTCCAATATCACACTATTTTATTCCCCTTTCAATTTCTTCACTTCTCCCCCAACTCTATTAGCTATTATATCAAAAAACATACTACCAATAGTAGTACTACCATTTTCACTGCAATATTCTGATAAAACTCTCACTTcactctttcttctttctcattCCTCTGCTTCAATAAACCATAATTATTACTCACTTTTTTAAAAGAGAGTGATTTGgacttgcaaaaaaaaaaaagtactagCCATGGATATTGATATGCTTAAATCATCAGCAACTTCTGAAGATCAAATGGAAATGATGCTCATGATGCAATTGGAGAAATTTCCTGACTTTTCTACTGGTCAGTAATGTTGAATTGTGTGACTATCTCATCTAAAATTACAGGCTTGTCAAAAAAACAATGTCCTTTAGAATATTTCACCTGATATAAGGAATTACAATATTTTAGTAACtgattaattatattatgtcgCGACAGGTAACTGTTCTGAATTACCAATGATGGAGTTTAGTCCACAAGGAAGttgcaacagcaacaacagctaCAATTTCCAACAAATGGATCAAAATTCACCTAATTTTCTCAACATGCCTTCTACTATTTCATTCACAAACTCACCTCcaattcatcaaaattcacCTAATTTTATACCTAATTCGGGTGGATTTACTTCGAATCGAAGCAATATGGCAGCAATGAGGGAGATGATATTCAGAATTGCAGCAATGCAGCCGATTAACATCGATCCTGAATCAGTGAAACCACCAAAGAGAAGGAACGTTAAGATATCAACGGATCCACAGAGCGTTGCGGCGCGACACAGGAGAGAAAGGATAAGTGAAAGGATAAGAATATTACAGAGATTAGTACCAGGAGGAACAAAAATGGATACTGCATCAATGTTAGATGAGGCAATACATtatgtgaaatttttgaaaaatcaggTGCAATCACTGGAAAGGGCAGGTGCAACTAGGCCAGCTAATGGTACTGCTCTTACTGCTGCAGCTGCAGGATTAGGATTCCCTGTACCAATGTCTTTGAGTGGGAATTATAATTTGCCTGTCAGTACAAAAAATTATCACCATCAAAATATTCAACAATATGCAgatgtttaattaattagtagtaTAAATTGAAGAAAGTTGTGGGGTTGTAAATTAGAAACCATGCATGTTGTATTGGGTAGAAGAATAAtttatactatatattataacCATGGTATATAGAGACCCCTATTGATCTGTTAATAAAATTGTGTTTCATGTACACTCTCTCTTTTTCTatgtataataattattatctaACCATCTATCAGGTTATGGTAAGCTGGTAAGTATCTTTTCACcctttattaaatattttttgtgtttgagTGTGTTAAATATAGTCGTTTTTTAAAGAAAGAGTTTTATTGTAAAATAGGACTGTTTGATAATAATTCAGATCAATCGAGCtctaaacaaataattttagagGAGAGTACATGtttccttaattatttttctttcggaatccaaaaagtttttttaaaaattgatgatgAGAGGGAGTGAGACTTGAatccaaatatttatttactcattttaaattgaaagtgattctcatttaaaatttctacgatacaaaaacatatttttatttacttaattatatttttaacgcTCTTACTCCCTCTTATTAAGATGTATAAAGAATTAAACTGAAATTATCTTTGTGGGTTGACAATGACAATAGCCATGTGCCAATTATCTTTGCAACATCTCAACGaaaaatcttgaaaactagATATGTTATaagattttgttttctttgttatttcttGTCTATTTACTCTTGAAGCAATAATAAAGTTATTGTCGTGTGATCTATAACTTATGGATTTGAACCGTAAATGCAATCAGTattgatttatattaaaatagacTGTCTACATCATAATTATATTgctatataaatatgaaatactTTATACACTGAATCGTTCGACGTAGGTCTATGTGCaattaaagatgataaaatggACCATTTAGAACTTGGTTGTACATATACACTCAAGGTCAAATAGCAAGTCATGCCCCTTGGAAAGACAACTTGTAGGGCCCTGTTTGAAAATACCCCCAGTTTtattaggggtcttttggttcCCATTTTGAACATATTGTAGGGGTCGTTTGGTTCCCATATTTAACATTGTAGGAGTCGTTTGGTTCCCATATTTTTGAAAATGCAACAATTGTTGGGACTATTATTTGCCTTGGACCATCATATGTTTACTTTCTTGACGAATACGAAGCTAAAGCAACAGAATTGAAACTATTGGCCATTTTTCCCACAAGTAAACTATGCGAGGATCGTTTGATTATCCACCTTGTAATCATTTTTAACAGGGTAAAAGTTCAAATAGtaaatcacatatttttttcgTATAACACTATATGTAAAGAACATGACGTTATCGACTTGATTCACAATTTTGCAGTTTTCTCTTTTTGCAAATTTCAATGTATATAGTATGGCAAACTCAAAGCTGTAAAATTTACTATATGATAAAAGTCAACTTGATATTTTTCAACCCCGCGTGCCTCtgccaaaaaaattgaaagataacATATCCTGAATATTTCATtgataaagaaatataattcactaattaatgaataataatttaattttttatagaaaaacacTTGTGATAATGAATGCTAATATATAGTAGCATGTTTTATCATTTACAATAGAAATTGCAAGTTTCAATATCTAACTCTGTTGTAGTCTAACTCAAATATCACTTTTAAGTTAAAAACTAACTAGTAAATACCATATTGTTAATTTTCTCTACACATGAATACGTGATATAGTGACGTAGAACTCATATATAAAGAGAGGAGAATTGTTCAAGCCTTATAATGAGATTCAAAAAACTCCTTTTCATCAAACGCTACTCGTATTATCACGATCTTCTGAGTATATATAGCTTTTCATTGGCCTCCTTGCGGTTAAAGTAATGCTTCGAACATGGCCAATTTCATGATGCAACGGGCACAAATAATTGACAAAACTTCTCCATTATATTAGGATAGacctaaataaataataaaaataacctTCTTCAAACAACTAATTAAACATTTAGATTTCAACCGATAATcacataatttaacatattacTAACAACTTATTTTATCATCACCACTTCAACTCGTGGTGATCTATATATAGTATATAGTTAAATATATCTATCGTATAACTCTTACGAATTTGACAAATCGACGTATCTCtcattctaattaaaatattgatttaatgTATGGTGATATTTTCATTATCTAATAGTAGTATTAGATAAGACAATTAGACTTTTAGCAATTTAAATGAGATGATAGTACGGTTTAGTAATATTCAATACCATGGAATATACATAATCTGCTGATAACACACGAagggagatatatatatttatatctaaCATGTACTTAACggataatatataataatcaaaatttagacGATTAagctcattattattattttataggaTGGTGGGTATATTATAGAGTATAGTATTTAATTATGTGTGAATCAATTAATTAGAATGatgaaattgaataataataataagtgaaATAAAAGGAAGGGACAAAAGGATGAGGAAAGGGAAAATGCATGAGAAAACCACGTGAAAACACTGACAATATGCGGTGCTCTTTTATTTaccattattattactattattattatttatttatttatttacatttttaattactattattatttatttacatttttaattaGGTCCTCATGATGACgtcttttttttaaatcccTCTTTGCCACCTGAGAAGAATTTATTTGGTCAATTCATCTTCCTACGTGGCATTCCACCTCATATCCATCCTACGTGGCTTTCCACCTCATACCCTTTTCATGTTTTTTCTTACTTGTTTcgtcaaatttttaaaaaaacaaatcacttattttcgataaaaataaatttttaaaaaatatattaaagtgttgcattgtatatctttttatttaaaaaaagaataaaaagtcaCAAGGCATTTTGATATAGAAAACAAAACTTAAAGAGTCAATTCTTACAAAGTTTAATAAGTatgataataaattaaagtggAAGCCATTTTCAGTTCTAGTGTATCATCATAATCATGCACCGACACTCACTAAAGAAAAGGAATAGGTGGGTGAGGGTGAACTTCGTATCTGGTATAATCGTctgtcaaaataatattttatatagagAGAGCGAGagatttaatattaaatattttaattaatttataatattataaatcttttagtatattttattgatCGATATAATTATTCTGAATAATTAatcaagtatttaaaaatatatttaatgaattaaagCTTCGTGATTTTGATAAAATTCTAGAAATCACTATAGTGGAGTTTCATTGTGGAGCTcgaatttttatattctttaataATACAAACTAAAAAGTATCTATTCGTGAGTTAgtttttaaattcttaaaattgtCTCCTTcactctaaaaaaaaaaatccataaaATATCTATCAATCATATTTAATGATCAATCtaccaaaacaaaatataaaaatcttcCAAATGCGCCATTAAGATCAATGATTAGATTGTCTTTTCTTGCATTGTATGATGATATTTATTTAGAGAACAACATATTGAAGGTGGTGGAACGAGAAAATCTTTCTCATATCTATCGTTTAcgtttaaaattatattatagaaTTCAATAAGTGTTTTTTTGAGGAATTtcgataaatattttataataagattaatttatttgaaactGAAACGCAATTATTATGATTGTTAATATTGAATTGAAGGAGAAATAGGGGTTAGGTTGCTTCCATGGGAGGATCCAAAGAAGGTAATGTTTGTGTCTAAGGCATCATGCTTCACTAAAAGCCATTTATTCCTCTCATCCATATCCCCACCCAACCTTATCAAATCTAGGAACATTGCACTCTATTATACTACTATATGATAATACTATTTTatatgctgaaaaattaaagttacatGTACATAGTATATATGCATATTGTATgtgatatataaataataataatagtaataataaatttaatagagtaaagatgaaataccTAAAGTAGTCAAAGCACAAGATGAAAACCCCATGTGAGACTTTTCAGTAATGTCCCAACattatacttaattaatataGAAGAAGCTTCTTTAGACAATACAAAAGGATGCCTTCCAATCCTGGTACACTGTATTCTAATATCTATTCCTTTATTTGTCCtttaaaaagacaaaaataaatcgagagattatttttgaagaattcttAGTTTGAATGATATTTTCTGTAagtttttttcataaatattcaCAATCATAAgacaaaaagaaatattttttatttattaatgttgTGAGTataaatatgtttcttcatGATTTCAGAATTATTAGTAGCGTATTtctcaaatatatgatatggacctttttgaattttgttttatcTCTATTTTGTAAATCTTCTTAAAATATCTGAGTGTCAAGAAGAATTTGACaacattttgatcttttttatgaatattataaaaatttacaaCATATTTGAAATGTTAGCTTAAGGAAATATATCAACAAACtacattttaatcattttatgaatattacaagaattcataaaatatttgaaatgtcAGCTTATATTAAAGACTTCAAAGCGGTTTGcaaaagaaaatacaagaagtaaaaagaagatatattatattataataaataaaaagaaagcattatatatattttggggGAAAAAAGTAATACTATATTAactataaataaagaaaaaattgaagtaaataTAAATCCTCAATGTCTTATGggaaattgaatatttttaagacAATAGCATGGAAGATATAAATCGAGGAACATGCCATTTTTTGAGGGAGGGATATGCATTTGTTACATCCTTTAAACACTACCAAACAAAAAAtagaacaacaaaaaataatttattttttaagagaattgtcacctatttatttaaaaaaatcaaatgtcACCTCATGTAGTGAGAAGTTTTGATTAGGAAATTTCCTATTCACTATTTTCTTCCCATCTACCAACTTCTCTGCATATATAGTTGCATCAATATAAACTCTCTtgcttagattattttttttcctcttggATAATGCTTTTGTTGAAAACATAATCGAGTAAATACTTACATATGCATGTAtgctttaaaattttaatttgttttatttattataaatagacaCACTATATTATAAATTAGATGAATATTTTAAGTTCGAATTTCATTATAGAATCACTCATTAGTTCAAAAGAATTTTTGTATGTTATACTTGTAacaataaaagcaaaaaaaatagataaaaaatgacACATGAAAGGATGTATCGaaaacataatttaatcatacaaatatattaCTTCCTCCATTGCATATAAAGTAGGTTTTAGAGaacttttttcataattattcaaaataaattattgttcaAAGTTCAAAAGAGTAGTTGTAaaaatttcttgtattttttccTTGAATTCACTTTTTTAGGTGATAATATGAGagtatttttttacttataatagaagatttttatttatatttcaggATCGTTCTTACAAAACAGAACTGAGTGAAACATTTCCATTCGCATCTCTATCGTGACCATTCATAGCAAAAGacaaagacattttaaaaaatataaggtTTGTTAGTACATAGATTTGGATCCCGATATTTTCTTCCATATATGTGCAAGTTTATAAgcattttttcttaataagcGTATATTGATACACaaattcaattataaaataaataaatatcattgataatttaaatttttagatgaaatatACTGACGATTCGATCTCTCCACTATGGATtcatgaaactaaaaaaaaataaaaattaatgggGTAAGTGGGTTGGTCGGGTTA includes:
- the LOC107017223 gene encoding transcription factor HEC2-like; translation: MDIDMLKSSATSEDQMEMMLMMQLEKFPDFSTGNCSELPMMEFSPQGSCNSNNSYNFQQMDQNSPNFLNMPSTISFTNSPPIHQNSPNFIPNSGGFTSNRSNMAAMREMIFRIAAMQPINIDPESVKPPKRRNVKISTDPQSVAARHRRERISERIRILQRLVPGGTKMDTASMLDEAIHYVKFLKNQVQSLERAGATRPANGTALTAAAAGLGFPVPMSLSGNYNLPVSTKNYHHQNIQQYADV